The DNA segment TAGCAATGTAGTTGAGGAGTTTTAACATTTTAGAAAATATTCATTTATTGAAAAAATAATTAATCATATATAGCAATATTAATTAACTATCTTTTATTAGTTTAAAATATTGAGTAAAGTAAAATTACTAAAAACATTTTAATAATGGTAATAAATCTTATACAAGACAACAAGTTCGATTCTAATTATCCTAGTTATTAGTTTTGAAAACAAAAGTTAGTAAGAAAACAAACTATTTGCACTAAGATAGCTTATATAAGCAAATGGCATTGCTAACTCTAACTCTATCATCTTACCTTCTCATAAATTAGCAGATTTGACTGAGCAAAAACTCAGAATAGTCTTAATATTAAAAGAATAAGAAATTTAATAGTTAAATTTTTATAAAAAATAGATACAAACTTAAACATCTAATGAATGATACCATTTTTTATTAATAAGGAATAAACTCTTATCTTAAAATTATTGCTAGTTAAAAGATTACTTCTTAAATAGAATGGAAAGTTTATTGTATAAATTTGGGTCACTTAATAAGTGAATCAAATTCTTGAAATAAGAGATAATAAATTTGTTTAAAATTATTGACTGCATAAACATAAGGTGAATCTTTTTATTCAAGCTTATTTTTATCATTTTTTGATAATTAATGCTATCTTCAGTAGAATATAATATTAAAAGTGTGATCAATTTTTATTGAATATATACAAAGATGAAGAAACTTTTAGAAATTAGAAGACTTAATAGGATCCAGTTTTTTCTTGAAACTTTTATTGTTAAATTGAGTACAAATGCTTATAGCATCTTGTTACCGGACTTCTCTAGAACGCAGTTAGTCGAAAAGCATCGCAAGTGGAAGTTCACACAGCTCATGCCCATCCAATGGGTACTTTGATCATTGAGGGGCGTCATAAACCTTTCCAAGCTTTGGCTTGCCCATTAAATCCAAAAACAACCCTTGTCAGCAAAAAGAAGTAGTTATTTGAGACAGGGTGCCCAATCAATGATGAGTTTTGTCAACAGATCTATGTCCTAGACGCTAAGATAAGCAAAAAGCTATGAGGCTTATCTAGTCGAAAATCCCACCTGCATATCAGGTGGAACTGGATATTGAAACGGTTTCTTAGGTAAGGAGGATTTTGTTTAATCCACAACCACTTTTTAGTAGATGTTATCACGGTTTATCGTAACAAAGATTAGGGTTGCATGCAGTTAGATTTAGATAAGTGAAAGTGGTTTTTGAGATTAATAACTAGAAAAGAGAAATCTTACTCGATGAGAATTCTTAATGGTGTTTTTTGATATTAATGGCTAACCTCAAAATAAAGTAATTTACTAGGATAGTTAAGTAACTGAAGAGTAAAAGATTAGCTACTACATATTCGCCTTAATAAATCAGGAGTTTTGACCTTCTGTTCAGAGATTTCCTCGATCATGGTTTCAATTTTGCTAATCACATGAACGTCTATTTTTTTAACAACGCTATGTATTTTCCATAAACCTACTTGTTTTTCTGACCTCGAATATGTCACTTGCCAAGCATCTTTGACGGGAGTTACAGTGATCTGAGTCCAGAAAAACTTGCTTTCATCATTCAGATAGAGAAAATACTTGATAGAGCCATCTTTCCCTTCTTTTTTGCAAAATCCTAATTCCTCAAGACGAGAGTCTAAATCCATCATAGCAACTTTAATTACTTTGAATGACCTGATGCCTTGTATATTATACTCACAGTAACAGCTTCAAATCTAGATTGATTAATTCAAATTGTATTTACGCAGAGTTAACATAAACCAAGACTCCTAGCTGCTAGCAGCTAGGGCTCTCTGATGGATGCTTTGCATAGTATTTTTCAGACTAGCTACATCCCGTAAACCATTGACATCAAACCATGGCGCTATAGACCAATCAAAACCTTCACCGAAGGTACTGTCCGGGGCGACCACATACCAATGACAATTCACGTCTGGGACATCTATAGCACATTTTGACCAATCGTCTTGCCACTGGGGCACCTGAACCCACATGATCGCCGCAAAAACCAGCGTAAAGAGGCTTTGTAGCATAAATCCTTATGAGAATATAAGGCTTGAAGCTTAGCACCTACTTCAACATGCTAAAAGTAGCATAACAAACCATATTATTAGCTTATTGATAACGTCTTCCTATACTGTTTCTTAATGATTATGCTATCAATAATTTTGCATAAATAATACTCAGAATATCAATCAATCAGTTGACGATTCTTATTTCATCTCTCACTACTATTACAGTGCACCCCTTCAGCTTGTCCAATCATGCAAAGATACATATTTGATGGTGAAGTTTTTCTTTGCGTTTGCAGTAGTTAGTCCTAGAATGATTGATTAATTTGCAGCCAATCAAAATAAGGTATGTATATTTCTTCGCAGCTTTTTTAACATGGGTATATAAATTGCTATAGCAAAGGGAAGTAGTAAGACACTGCAGCAGTGTAATAATGAAACCTTTCGCGATGTTAGCATAACTTCTACTAAATTAGATATTAGTAAATCTGATATTTATTGCTGGATTGATCTAGTTATTTATCTTATCTTGGTAAGGATAAATCAATCTATTACTTTGTAGCAAAGTAATACTATACTTAATGATAACTAGAAATGCAATAGCTTCAAAAGGTGAAGTCATTTATTTCTAGTTTTGCCAAGCATGAACTCATGAAACTTACTAGTAACTCAGCAAAATCTCTATATGATTCAGTTAACGACGAATCAAACGCACTGCCACAATAATCGCTAATAATACAAGAAACCAAGTTAATAGATTAAGTTGGAAAGTAATGGCTACAATAAGTCCCAAAATAAAAAACAGTAGGAAACAACCCAATGTCATGAAAATTTTATAGAGTCATTCCATCAAAGCCGATACAGAAGCATAATGAAAGGTTATTGGGCATGCCTTAAGAATCGATAAAGCTGTATTGTCCGGTTTCCTCAAATATTTTGGGACATGGATAGTACTGCACATAGTATTGAGTGATCTAATTAACTTAATAACAGTGTAAATCTTTTTTCTAGTTGATAGGAAACGCTTTTCTACTTCTATACAGCTCGATAGAAAAACTATCTTTATTTAATGTAATTCTAATTTACAATAGACTTGACAACTGAACTAGATACCCAAACTATCGATTTTATAAAATTTTTATTCTGTTCATACACTTTATTTCAGGAGGAGAAATTATAACCACTGAGTTTATATCTATAAAAGTAACTAGAAGAATGATAGAAGCTTTTTTAATTCAGTATCTTGATTAACAGTTAGGTAAAAACAGAGTCTGGTAACCTAAGATGTATATATTATCTTTCTAGGCCTAGCACCGGTAAGCACATCTGGAAAATCTATTTCAACCAAATCAAGCAAGTTTCTAATATTTAGTGTTATTTTTTAGTTTTTCTCGTTGATCGAAGACTTTTGCTTCATACTGCCTATCTCAACGTTGAATCTTTCATTTGCTAAACTAGGCATAAAGTGCAGAAAAGAAATCTTTGGTTATAGACTAGATTCACAGATACTTATTAATTAATACATACTAATGCAATTCTATACAAAAACATCATCAGTATTTAACTTTTTATAACCTAACGACCAAAGATGCTGAGAGCAGAAATCTATATACTTGAAATTCAATTAATTTAATTATGACTAAATATATCAACTGTTATAAGCACTTTAATAGTTAAATACCTTTAGTTTTAGGACCTAGCTATTTGTTAAGTTTCCATTTGTGTCTATATTTTATTTTCACTTGTGTCAAGTGATTGATCGGTTACAATAAGTAAAGAAACTAAATTTGATCATTCCAGAAATGACGCTACTTCGTTCATGCGGCAATTATCATGCTTGCTGATTCACCAAAGCTATTATCATAGACATGATGATTATTACTCAATTGTAAAGAAACAATTCTAAAAAAAGAAAAAACAACGTCAGTTCGACTACAAATTCATCAAGACAGCACGATCATGGCTACACAATTCAACATTTTTGATTTAAAGATACACCGATGATCCAAACTCCCCGACCTATCAATGATCCTGCTAACACGCTAATTGTGCTTGTAGCGGTTGTGCTGACTACAGTCTTACTCGCCGGCCAAGCCTTATTTATTGTTCCAGCTGGCAAAGTCGCCGTAGTTACAACTCTAGGAAAAGTGAGTGGAGGTTCTCGTTTACCTGGACTGAATCTTAAAATACCGCTTCTACAATCAGTTTATCCTTTCGATGTACGTACACAAGTTCGGCCGGAAGAATTTGCTACGCTCACAAAGGATCTTCAGGTTATTGAAGCCACGGCTACTATGAAATACGCGGTTCGACCTAATGAGGCTGGCCGCATTTATCGGACAATCGCAGGCAACGATCGTGATATCTACCCTCGTATCATACAACCTTCGCTTTTGAAAGCTCTCAAATCAGTTTTCTCTCAATATGAGTTAGTTACAATTGCCACGGAGTGGAACGATATATCTGCTATAGTTGAGCGCACTGTAGCAGATGAGCTTAACAAATTTGATTATGTTGAAGTCCGAGGACTTGATCTAACCGGTCTACAAATTGCGGAAGAATATCGCGCTGCAATTGAACAGAAACAAATTGCTGAGCAGCAGCTCTTGCGCGCCCAAACGGAGGTAAAAATCGCTGAGCAAGAGGCAATTCGATACAATACTCTGAACCGTAGTTTAGACGACCAAGTATTATTCAAGCTTTTTCTTGATAAATGGGATGGGAAAACAGAGGTTGTACCAGCACTTCCTGGCAGCTTGGGCAACACACCATCAGTAATTGTGGGCCGTCGAAATTAGTTAGTAAAAATGTAATAAATAATTAAAATAACTCTCTAGAAACAAAAAATTTTCCGCAGTTTAATATTCATAGAAATTTGATTACGATACCTAAATTTTTTGACTAATATTTATGTCGACTATTAGTATTCTTGTTAAGTACTTTTATTCCCGTAAAGTTGTAATATTTACGAATTTGAGCAGTGTTTAAAAATAAAAAACTTTTTTCTGCATCTTAACTGTTTTAAGGATTAGAATAGTTACTATTATATCACTGGTAAATTTTAATCTAGTTATATTATTTAATAATTTTTAATTATTGACATATTTTTAAAGAGTTATAGCATGTTACTATTAGCATACTGAGAGCAAGCATTCTAATAATTTTATGATTTTAATCATATGTTTATAGTTATAAATAACATAAATATGCTACCACATGCTTGATTAGAATTATTATAATCTATAATTGTCAATTAACCTTAATTACATAGATACAGCTATAAGCATTAATATTATTCTATATTAGAATGTATCTAAAATAAAAAACAGTACTAAATATGAAAATTAAAAGCTTGAATTATAATAAGATTATCTCACCTCGCTCTAAAGATTAAATTAACTAATAGTAACAAGAGCAATGAGTATGTTAATTACAAACTTATGTCAGGATATCATTAGAAGCAACGATAATAAAATAAAAAACTAACAGTGGACTTTTGCTATCAATTAATATTGACTGATTCAAAATTATCTAATAGAAATCTCAATTAATTTAAATCTAGATTAATAGCATTTGGAATTAATCATAATCTATTTACATTTACAAAAATATTTATGGTATTCAACTTATTATTAATCTAATTAATAAGCTATTAGATAGAATAATAGTAGATCTTTAAATAAAATTATACATAGATTTGTAATCAGCTTCTTATTTTATAAGAAGCTGATTACAGCATAAAATGCTGTTATAATATTATCTAAAATAACACACTATTTAATATACTTTTCTATAGCTAACATGCATCAAGAAGGTTTCATCAAAAATCAAGGTTTTAAAGATTTTTAAAAGACAGTTAAAACTAAATAGCTATGTATTTATAATTAAGATTTAGATAAAAATATAACTGTATCAGGTTCACATAAAATCTATCGTTTTGCAATCTAGGAAGAGGTTCGTTCATGCATTAATTGTCCCATCTTAAAGACGCCTTAAACTAAAAGTGAATCATAAGTCTCTATGATACTATAGTGTCTAATCACAAGAATTAATCAAGGGTAAAGATTGATAAAGGAAACAGAGTAGAAAAGTAAAAAAACCTCCGTCAGAAGACGGAGGTTTGGGAGGTTTCGGGTGATTCGGTTAATCGAAACCGGGCTGTCTACATTGACTTTAGATCAACCAATTGCAGGTGCCTGCAGAGCCACAGGAGTGGATTCGGCAGCTGCTAGATCCAGAGGGAAGTTGTGAGCGTTGCGCTCGTGCATTACTTCCATGCCAAGACCGGCACGATTCAACACATCGGCCCAAGTATTCAAGAGACGACCTTGACCATCAAGAATGGACTGGTTGAAGTTGAAACCATTCAGGTTGAAGGCCATGGTTGACACGCCAAGAGCGGTGAACCAGATGCCAACAACGGGCCAAGCAGCCAGGAAGAAGTGAAGGCTGCGGCTGTTATTGAAAGATGCGTACTGGAAGATCAGACGACCGAAGTAGCCGTGAGCAGCAACGATGTTGTAAGTCTCTTCCTCTTGGCCGAATTTATAGCCGTAGTTCTGGGACTCGCTTTCGGTCGTTTCACGCACCAAGGAGGAAGTCACCAGTGATCCGTGCATTGCGGAGAACAAGCTACCGCCGAAAACACCTGCAACACCCAACATATGGAAGGGGTGCATCAGAATGTTGTGCTCTGCTTGGAACACCAACATGTAGTTGAAAGTTCCAGAAATGCCCAGGGGCATTGCATCTGAGAATGAACCCTGACCGAAGGGGTAGACCAGGAACACTGCGGAAGCAGCAGCGACAGGAGCGCTGTAAGCAACACAGATCCAGGGGCGCATACCCAAGCGGTAGGACAGTTCCCACTCACGTCCCATATAGGCGTAAATGCCGATAAGGAAGTGGAAAACAACGAGCTGGAAAGGACCGCCGTTGTACAGCCACTCGTCGAGTGAGGCTGCTTCCCAAATGGGATAGAAGTGCAGGCCGATGGCGTTACTGGAAGGAACAACAGCACCGGAGATGATGTTGTTGCCGTACATCAAAGAGCCAGCGACAGGCTCACGGATGCCATCGATGTCAACCGGAGGTGCGGCAACAAAAGCGATGACAAAACAAATGGTGGCAGCCAACAGAGTTGGGATCATCAGTACACCAAACCAACCGACATACAGACGGTTATTGGTGGAAGTGACCCACTCACAGAAAGACTGCCAACTAGAAGCGCTGGAGCGCTGCTGGATGGTTGTGGTCATGAGAACGGAAAGAAGTGTCCTCGAAAGGACGGTTTAGGGAAGGGACAGGAAGCCCTGCCCAAGGCG comes from the Synechococcus sp. M16CYN genome and includes:
- a CDS encoding prohibitin family protein, encoding MIQTPRPINDPANTLIVLVAVVLTTVLLAGQALFIVPAGKVAVVTTLGKVSGGSRLPGLNLKIPLLQSVYPFDVRTQVRPEEFATLTKDLQVIEATATMKYAVRPNEAGRIYRTIAGNDRDIYPRIIQPSLLKALKSVFSQYELVTIATEWNDISAIVERTVADELNKFDYVEVRGLDLTGLQIAEEYRAAIEQKQIAEQQLLRAQTEVKIAEQEAIRYNTLNRSLDDQVLFKLFLDKWDGKTEVVPALPGSLGNTPSVIVGRRN
- the psbA gene encoding photosystem II q(b) protein translates to MTTTIQQRSSASSWQSFCEWVTSTNNRLYVGWFGVLMIPTLLAATICFVIAFVAAPPVDIDGIREPVAGSLMYGNNIISGAVVPSSNAIGLHFYPIWEAASLDEWLYNGGPFQLVVFHFLIGIYAYMGREWELSYRLGMRPWICVAYSAPVAAASAVFLVYPFGQGSFSDAMPLGISGTFNYMLVFQAEHNILMHPFHMLGVAGVFGGSLFSAMHGSLVTSSLVRETTESESQNYGYKFGQEEETYNIVAAHGYFGRLIFQYASFNNSRSLHFFLAAWPVVGIWFTALGVSTMAFNLNGFNFNQSILDGQGRLLNTWADVLNRAGLGMEVMHERNAHNFPLDLAAAESTPVALQAPAIG